One window from the genome of Amaranthus tricolor cultivar Red isolate AtriRed21 chromosome 9, ASM2621246v1, whole genome shotgun sequence encodes:
- the LOC130823604 gene encoding very-long-chain aldehyde decarbonylase CER3-like, which produces MVAPFVSWPWENIASNKYLLYGPFFAHVAHLWWKGESITNTWSFHIILLWALRSLIHQLWHTYSSMLFLSSNRRINHQGIDFKQIDHEWHWDNFLILQGLVGGLALYMFPYLTNEKRTWDTKGLIAVWIIHMVVSEPFYYAIHRLFHDQPTLFKSYHSLHHLSPVLHPFTAGNATFLEHILLLGIMAIPLVGAALMGYGSISMIYIYVLVFDFLRCMGHCNVEIFPHQIFEVLPFLKYLLYTPTYHSIHHTEKDCNFCLFMPLYDILGNTLNSNSWEMQKQISLNAGKNVKVPDFVFLAHIVDISSAMHVPWLFRAFAALPYATKWFLLPVWPGTLIVLCAMWAWAKPFSVSFYNLRNKLHHTWVVPRFGFQYFLPFATKGINKQIEQAILKADRMGVKVLSLAALNKNEALNGGGTLFVNKHPNLKVRVVHGNTLTAAVILNEIPDHVGEVFLTGATSKLGRAIALYLCRKHVRVLMLTLSTERFQKIQKEAAVECQKYLVQVTKYQAAKNCKTWIVGKWITPREQSWAPNGTHFHQFVVPPILHFRRDCTYGDLAAMKLPQDVQGLNSCEYTMDRGVVHACHAGGVVHSLEGWTHHEVGAIDVDRIDVVWKAAMKHGLKPV; this is translated from the exons ATGGTTGCCCCTTTTGTTAGTTGGCCATGGGAGAACATCGCCTCCAATAAG TATTTGCTATATGGGCCTTTTTTTGCACACGTAGCACATTTATGGTGGAAGGGAGAATCAATAACAAATACATGGAGTTTCCATATTATCTTGTTATGGGCTCTTAGAAGTTTAATACATCAACTTTGGCATACTTATTCTAGTATGCTCTTTCTTAGTTCAAATCGTCGAATAAATCACCAAGGCATCGATTTTAAGCAAATTGATCACGAGTGGCATTG GGATAATTTCTTAATCCTTCAAGGTTTAGTTGGAGGTTTGGCGTTGTATATGTTCCCATACTTAACAAATGAAAAAAGGACATGGGACACCAAGGGATTAATTGCTGTTTGGATCATTCACATGGTGGTTTCAGAACCGTTTTATTATGCAATACACAGGCTTTTTCATGACCAACCAACACTATTCAAGTCTTATCATTCACTACATCATTTATCTCCTGTACTTCATCCTTTTACAG CTGGGAATGCAACATTTTTAGAGCATATCCTATTGTTGGGAATCATGGCAATTCCATTAGTAGGAGCAGCTTTAATGGGATATGGTTCCATAAGCATgatttatatttatgttttgGTATTTGATTTCCTAAGATGCATGGGTCATTGCAATGTAGAAATCTTCCCACATCAAATTTTTGAAGTTTTGCCTTTCCTCAAGTACCTTTTATACACTCCTAC ATATCACAGCATACATCATACGGAGAAAGACTGTAATTTCTGCCTATTTATGCCACTTTACGACATACTGGGCAATACTCTCAATAGCAACTCTTGGGAGATGCAGAAACAAATAAGTCTAAATGCAG GGAAAAATGTAAAGGTGCcagattttgtgtttttagcaCATATAGTGGACATATCATCAGCAATGCACGTGCCATGGTTGTTCCGAGCATTTGCAGCCTTGCCCTACGCCACCAAATGGTTCCTCCTACCAGTTTGGCCAGGTACACTCATTGTATTGTGTGCGATGTGGGCATGGGCTAAGCCTTTCAGTGTCTCCTTCTACAATCTCCGCAACAAGTTGCATCATACTTGGGTTGTTCCTCGGTTTGGCTTCCAG TATTTCTTGCCATTTGCAACAAAAGGCATCAACAAGCAAATAGAGCAGGCAATACTAAAGGCAGATAGAATGGGTGTCAAGGTCCTTAGCCTTGCTGCCCTTAACAAG aATGAGGCTTTGAATGGTGGAGGAACACTTTTTGTTAACAAGCACCCTAATCTAAAAGTACGAGTTGTTCATGGCAATACACTCACAGCTGCTGTAATTCTCAACGAAATTCCAGACCATGTTGGAGAAGTTTTCTTAACTGGCGCAACTTCTAAGCTTGGAAGAGCCATCGCCCTTTATCTTTGTCGTAAACATGTTCGAGTTTTG ATGTTGACTTTGTCAACTGAAAGGTtccaaaaaattcaaaaggaagCAGCAGTTGAATGTCAGAAATACTTGGTACAAGTCACCAAATATCAAGCAGCAAAAAACTGCAAG ACATGGATAGTAGGGAAATGGATCACACCAAGGGAGCAAAGCTGGGCACCAAACGGGACCCATTTTCATCAATTTGTGGTTCCACCTATCTTACATTTTAGAAGAGATTGCACTTATGGTGATCTTGCTGCCATGAAGCTTCCTCAAGATGTCCAAGGCCTTAATAGTTGCGAG TACACAATGGATAGAGGAGTAGTTCATGCATGCCATGCTGGTGGAGTGGTACATTCTCTAGAAGGATGGACACATCATGAGGTTGGTGCTATTGATGTTGATAGAATTGATGTTGTTTGGAAGGCTGCTATGAAGCATGGTTTGAAGCCtgtttaa
- the LOC130823940 gene encoding uncharacterized protein LOC130823940 has product MEGKNNMGIKNRKPLKAIKKNKIIRKKNKRFSITLHEIVDYLNSNSYFYSHIISCPAPPPASSDFGLDIGNKAILSNKDKVFKHKLMDYLKSDTYMYAPLERTQYHDDIAVKTVVSPTREKELQFIRVSGTVLSSKSAWQNKIVPENPVIEKRPGDQFSKDVARKATVISPQTPVLQEQKKQAVRRSNRKSTYSG; this is encoded by the exons ATGGAGGGAAAGAATAACATGggaattaaaaatagaaagcCTTTGAAGGCAATTAAGAAGAACAAGATTATTAGGAAGAAGAACAAGAGATTTAGCATTACTTTACATGAAATTGTTGATTATCTCAACTctaattcttatttttattccCACATTATATCATGTCCTGCCCCGCCACCTGCTTCCTCTGATTTTG GATTGGATATAGGCAATAAAGCCATTTTGAGTAATAAGGACAAAGTATTCAAGCATAAGCTGATGGATTACCTAAAATCTGATACGTACATGTATGCTCCGCTTGAACGTACTCAATATCACGATGATATTGCTGTAAAAACCGTCGTTTCTCCTACTCGAG AAAAGGAATTGCAGTTCATAAGGGTAAGCGGTACAGTTTTATCAAGTAAAAGTGCCTGGCAGAACAAAATAGTACCTGAAAATCCAGTGATTGAAAAGCGGCCAGGGGATCAGTTTTCGAAGGATGTTGCACGTAAGGCGACTGTTATATCTCCTCAAACCCCAGTACTTCAGGAGCAAAAGAAGCAGGCAGTTCGCCGGAGCAATCGGAAATCAACATATTCAG GTTAG
- the LOC130823391 gene encoding uncharacterized protein LOC130823391 → MAPKEMEELKSQLEELLDKGYVQPSVSPWGAPVLFVRKKDGSLRLCIDYRELNKDRKVIAYASRQLKVHEVNYPTHDLELAAIVFALKIWRHYLYGVECKIYSDHQSLKYLYTQPDLNMRQPDALSRKSNPSLSALDGVEELHRDFARLNLEMDKDPKLLKLKEQAREGKVEGFFVQEDGSLRFKGRWCLPTGEESLKECILDEAHCTKF, encoded by the exons ATGGCTCCGAAGGAGATGGAAGAACTAAAGTCCCAGCTagaagaattgttggataagGGTTATGTTCAACCTAGTGTTTCGccttggggcgctccagttttgtttgtaaggaagaaagatggtagtctGAGGTTATGCATCGACTACCGGGAGTTAAACAAG gaccgtaaggtgattgcgTACGCATCACGACAAttgaaagtacatgaagttaattatcctacccatgatctggagttaGCTGCTATAGTGTTTGCTCTCAAAATATGGCGACATTACTTGTATGGTGTCGAATGTAAGATCTACAGTGATCATCAGAGTTTGAAGTATCTCTACACTCAGCCTGATTTGaacatgcgacaac CCGATGCGTTGAGTAGGAAGTCTAATCCCTCATTGTCCGCCTTAGACGGAGTTGAAGAGTTACATCGGGATTTTGCCAGATTAAATTTGGAAATG gataaagacccgaaacttTTAAAGTTAAAGGAACAGGCACGGGAAGGAAAAGTAGAGGGATTCTTTGTTCAGGAAGATGGAAGTTTGAGGTTCAAGGGTCGCTGGTGTTTACCAACAGGGGAGGAATCTTTAAAGGAATGTATCTTGGATGAGgcccattgtacgaaattttaA